A single Sporosarcina sp. FSL W8-0480 DNA region contains:
- a CDS encoding XRE family transcriptional regulator — translation MAIEQLGKKIKEIRLKRGMTLKVLAEKTGFSISFLSQLERGKSSATLESLKKISVVFGVNPSYFFEEEEADSDRPLIMEQRMDAHHIYYKDLGTALSKRDFAPLYVVLKPGQIEGNLITHPGQEFLYVIEGTLTVRLEDQVYELGPSESIMMDSTRPHYWYNYTDKEVRLLCVSSEVRGG, via the coding sequence ATGGCAATTGAACAATTGGGGAAAAAGATTAAAGAAATCAGATTAAAAAGAGGGATGACACTCAAGGTACTTGCGGAAAAAACGGGCTTTTCCATTAGTTTTCTTTCCCAGTTGGAAAGAGGAAAAAGTTCCGCAACATTGGAATCCTTGAAGAAGATTTCAGTCGTATTTGGAGTGAATCCAAGTTACTTTTTCGAGGAGGAAGAGGCAGATTCAGATCGTCCTTTGATAATGGAACAGCGGATGGATGCTCACCATATTTACTACAAAGACCTTGGAACGGCGCTTTCAAAGCGGGATTTTGCACCGTTATACGTTGTCTTGAAGCCGGGGCAAATTGAGGGGAATCTTATAACGCATCCCGGACAGGAATTTCTCTATGTCATTGAGGGAACTCTCACAGTACGTCTTGAAGATCAAGTATACGAATTAGGTCCTTCCGAATCGATCATGATGGACTCCACTCGTCCGCATTACTGGTACAACTATACGGACAAAGAGGTCAGACTGCTTTGTGTTTCCTCAGAAGTGAGGGGGGGATAA